The Sphaerospermopsis torques-reginae ITEP-024 genome has a window encoding:
- a CDS encoding type II toxin-antitoxin system death-on-curing family toxin produces the protein MCIENWHNPKFINKEDVLSIHKKQINLYGGSEGIRDEGLLDSAIYQPQASFGGEFLHQTIYEQAAAYLFHICKNHAFIDGNKRTAFDVMVTFLNLNDYELNLIPEEAYQLTMQVADNKVSKEDLIEILRDCIIELF, from the coding sequence ATGTGTATAGAAAACTGGCATAATCCTAAATTCATTAATAAAGAAGATGTATTAAGTATACATAAAAAGCAGATTAACCTATATGGTGGATCAGAAGGTATCCGCGATGAAGGTTTATTAGATTCTGCGATTTACCAACCTCAAGCAAGTTTTGGAGGTGAATTTTTACATCAGACAATTTATGAACAAGCAGCAGCTTATTTATTTCACATTTGTAAAAATCATGCTTTTATAGATGGTAATAAACGTACTGCTTTTGATGTGATGGTGACGTTTTTGAATTTGAATGATTATGAATTGAATCTAATACCAGAGGAAGCATATCAATTAACAATGCAGGTTGCTGATAATAAAGTGAGTAAGGAAGATTTGATAGAAATATTGAGAGATTGTATTATAGAATTATTTTAA
- a CDS encoding DUF6737 family protein, which yields MNEKQIINPWNYKPWWCQPWSIIFTGITLISGSWLIFKLIWLTILVAISVLTWMGFFLLIWPKLMVESGILDQKSNE from the coding sequence ATGAATGAAAAACAAATTATCAATCCTTGGAATTATAAACCTTGGTGGTGTCAACCTTGGTCAATTATCTTCACAGGTATCACATTAATTAGCGGTAGTTGGTTAATATTCAAACTTATATGGTTGACAATTCTCGTTGCTATCTCTGTATTAACTTGGATGGGTTTCTTTTTATTAATCTGGCCAAAGTTAATGGTTGAAAGCGGCATTTTAGACCAAAAAAGTAATGAGTAA
- a CDS encoding N-acetylmuramoyl-L-alanine amidase, which yields MKFGIDMGHNCPPDTGARGIKIEDNLTMEVGNKVIAKLKSLGHEAISCTPNSASSVSQSLGRRCDIANRNKVDVFVSIHFNAFNGQANGSEVFAMSDAGRKIAKPVLDEIIKLGFFNRGVKNGSHLYVLRNTNMPGILIECCFIDSAKDMQLYDGEAMANAIVTGLTGKVVSPASNPVSNPVSNPVNTVREPVNIVRDEEQNTDTSVLRLQQALNRLQITDRNNRRLVEDNIIGPSTTSAVEKFQRIVGIIPSGMATSTTWNAINQILSKRLVQGNQTTGAVMRYIQHRVGTVADGIYGRNTEAAIKRFQQQNGLTADGIVGSATWQKLIG from the coding sequence ATGAAATTTGGAATTGATATGGGGCATAATTGTCCTCCAGATACGGGAGCTAGAGGAATTAAAATTGAAGATAACTTAACTATGGAGGTGGGAAATAAAGTTATAGCTAAGTTAAAAAGCTTAGGACATGAAGCAATATCTTGTACACCAAATAGTGCTAGTTCAGTCAGTCAATCTCTGGGTAGACGTTGTGATATAGCTAATAGAAACAAAGTTGATGTTTTTGTTTCTATTCATTTTAATGCCTTTAATGGGCAAGCGAATGGATCAGAAGTATTTGCCATGAGTGATGCTGGGAGAAAAATTGCCAAACCAGTATTAGATGAAATTATCAAGTTAGGATTTTTTAATCGCGGTGTCAAGAACGGCTCTCATTTGTATGTGCTTAGAAATACAAATATGCCGGGAATTCTCATAGAATGTTGCTTCATAGATTCAGCCAAAGATATGCAACTCTATGATGGGGAAGCAATGGCCAATGCTATTGTTACAGGGTTAACTGGTAAAGTAGTATCACCAGCATCAAACCCAGTATCAAACCCAGTATCAAACCCTGTTAACACAGTTCGAGAACCTGTAAACATAGTGCGAGATGAGGAACAAAATACAGATACTTCTGTTCTCAGATTGCAACAAGCTTTAAATCGACTACAAATAACTGATAGAAATAATAGGCGTTTAGTCGAGGATAATATCATCGGACCATCCACAACTTCTGCTGTAGAGAAGTTTCAAAGAATTGTGGGAATTATTCCCAGTGGAATGGCAACTAGCACTACATGGAATGCCATTAATCAGATATTATCAAAACGATTAGTGCAAGGAAATCAAACCACAGGAGCAGTAATGAGATATATACAACATCGTGTAGGTACTGTTGCAGATGGTATTTATGGTCGCAATACAGAAGCGGCAATTAAGAGATTTCAACAGCAAAATGGTTTAACTGCTGATGGCATTGTTGGTTCTGCAACTTGGCAGAAATTAATAGGTTAA
- a CDS encoding NIL domain-containing protein yields the protein MKKRVTLTFPKRAIQMPVTYRLAKDFNVAANIIRAQVAPNQIGKLVVELLGDIDQVDAAIEWMRSQHISVSHNLGEIVIDDDLCVDCGLCTGVCPTEALSLNPDTYQLTFTRSRCIVCEQCIPTCPVQAISTNL from the coding sequence ATGAAAAAACGAGTCACCTTGACTTTTCCTAAACGTGCTATTCAAATGCCTGTAACTTACCGACTGGCAAAAGATTTTAACGTTGCTGCTAATATTATCCGCGCTCAGGTAGCCCCGAATCAAATTGGTAAACTGGTAGTGGAATTATTGGGGGATATTGATCAAGTAGATGCAGCTATTGAATGGATGCGATCGCAACACATCAGTGTTTCCCATAATTTAGGTGAAATTGTCATTGATGATGATCTATGCGTTGACTGTGGTTTGTGTACTGGAGTTTGTCCAACGGAAGCTCTTTCTCTCAACCCAGATACATATCAACTGACATTTACGCGATCGCGTTGTATTGTCTGTGAACAATGTATTCCCACTTGTCCGGTACAGGCTATTTCTACCAATCTTTAA
- a CDS encoding Uma2 family endonuclease — protein MNTVTLNLDPIIRLTDEQFYQLCMANKDVSLELNAEGELIIVPPVGGESGRSEADLNFKVSLWNYQTKLGIVFSSSTIFRLPNGAKRSPDVAWIKLERWEALTEEERKKFPPLTPDFIIELRSETDRLKTLQEKMQEYIDNGLCLGWLINPQDKEVEIYRIGKPVEIVQLPAVVSGEDVLPGFELQI, from the coding sequence ATGAACACAGTCACCTTAAACCTAGATCCAATTATTCGCCTTACAGATGAACAATTTTACCAACTCTGTATGGCCAATAAAGATGTAAGCTTAGAACTAAATGCAGAGGGAGAGTTAATTATTGTGCCACCAGTAGGAGGAGAAAGCGGCCGTAGTGAAGCCGACTTAAATTTTAAAGTCAGTCTGTGGAATTACCAAACAAAACTAGGAATAGTATTTAGTTCTTCAACAATATTCCGACTTCCCAATGGTGCAAAACGTTCACCTGATGTTGCTTGGATAAAATTAGAACGCTGGGAAGCATTAACAGAAGAAGAACGAAAGAAATTTCCCCCACTTACACCAGACTTTATCATTGAACTGAGATCAGAAACCGATAGACTTAAAACCCTGCAAGAAAAGATGCAGGAATATATAGATAATGGTTTGTGTTTGGGTTGGTTAATTAACCCCCAAGATAAAGAAGTAGAAATTTATAGAATTGGAAAACCTGTAGAAATTGTCCAACTTCCTGCTGTAGTTTCTGGGGAAGATGTTTTACCAGGGTTTGAATTACAAATTTGA
- a CDS encoding thioredoxin family protein — protein sequence MSTDAPIKTAVNTPTTTGSSLGGRMRNFLIVIVAIALSAALFLGLRTQTTSVSLTELDAASTPLEVAVSNNKPSLVEFYADWCTVCQKMAPDIAELKQQYADKLNFVMLNVDNNKWLPEMLKYRVDGIPHFVFLGKQGEGIAEAIGDIPRSIMASNLEALVAGSPLPYAQMSGKTSKFSAPVSTNSQDDPRSHGG from the coding sequence ATGAGTACAGATGCACCCATCAAGACTGCTGTTAATACTCCCACCACAACTGGATCTAGCCTTGGGGGACGTATGAGAAACTTCCTCATTGTTATTGTAGCGATCGCCCTGAGTGCTGCGCTATTTCTGGGACTGCGAACCCAGACAACCTCAGTTTCCCTCACCGAACTAGATGCAGCATCCACACCCTTAGAAGTGGCAGTTAGCAATAATAAACCCAGTTTAGTAGAATTTTATGCTGATTGGTGTACAGTCTGCCAAAAAATGGCACCCGATATAGCCGAACTCAAACAACAATATGCTGACAAATTAAACTTTGTCATGCTGAATGTAGATAATAACAAATGGTTGCCAGAAATGCTCAAATATCGAGTTGATGGTATTCCTCACTTTGTATTTTTGGGTAAACAAGGAGAAGGTATAGCCGAAGCTATTGGTGACATACCACGTTCCATCATGGCCAGCAACTTAGAAGCTTTGGTGGCAGGTTCTCCTCTTCCCTACGCGCAAATGAGTGGTAAAACTTCCAAATTTTCCGCCCCAGTATCAACAAATAGTCAAGATGATCCCCGCAGTCATGGAGGGTGA
- a CDS encoding Uma2 family endonuclease, whose amino-acid sequence MIANHDVYITPEQYLALEEKSPVKHEYINGYIYAMAGASDPHVTVTLNSAFLIRNHIRGSGCRVFATDMKTRIETINRFYYPDVMVTCDERDKALSNYKKFPCLIIEILSDSTEAFDRGDKFKDYQNIETLQEYVLIDVKKPQVDCFRRNDQDLWVLQSYTQSSFELQSLNFQGNMDDLYEYVSFL is encoded by the coding sequence ATGATCGCAAATCACGATGTTTACATCACTCCTGAACAATATTTAGCACTGGAAGAAAAAAGCCCAGTCAAACATGAATACATCAACGGTTACATCTACGCAATGGCTGGTGCTTCAGATCCTCATGTTACTGTAACATTAAATAGTGCTTTTCTCATTCGTAATCACATTCGTGGTAGTGGATGTCGAGTTTTTGCAACTGACATGAAAACCAGAATAGAAACAATAAATCGTTTTTACTATCCTGATGTGATGGTTACTTGTGATGAAAGGGATAAAGCATTATCAAATTATAAAAAATTCCCCTGTTTAATAATTGAAATATTATCAGATTCCACAGAAGCATTTGATCGGGGTGATAAATTTAAAGACTATCAAAATATCGAAACTTTACAAGAATATGTGTTAATAGATGTCAAAAAACCTCAAGTAGATTGTTTCCGAAGGAATGATCAAGATTTATGGGTATTACAATCTTATACACAATCATCTTTTGAATTGCAAAGTCTTAATTTTCAGGGAAATATGGATGATTTATATGAATATGTAAGTTTTTTATAG
- a CDS encoding CHAD domain-containing protein, giving the protein MNLATTPTVKSLGDCAYQAIEKHFHKTIKWEKSVKKDEDTEALHQMRVGMRRLRTAVSRFELCLNLPKSASDQNIGKIARILGNLRDLDVLKEILENHYKPHLLPKEQASLEIAFSTLAKQREVAFSQVQKILKDETYKSLKNHLHQWLEKPSYHPLASLPIHQVLPDLLLPEVSKLLLHPGWMIGTQVVNSEVVVQSNWTPEELEKNLKNQGKILHDLRKQAKRVRYQMELFTDLYGEAFSTHISQVKSIQEILGMLQDSIVLNEWLENIFKSEINEQISGLITLLAANRYQLWQQWQPLQEQYLKVETRQNLYLTILPSLSIDN; this is encoded by the coding sequence ATGAACTTAGCCACAACACCCACAGTCAAAAGTCTAGGAGATTGTGCATATCAAGCAATCGAAAAACACTTTCACAAAACCATAAAATGGGAAAAATCAGTTAAAAAAGACGAAGATACAGAAGCACTACACCAAATGCGTGTGGGAATGCGTCGTTTACGTACAGCAGTTAGTCGTTTTGAGCTATGTTTAAATTTACCCAAATCAGCCAGCGATCAAAATATTGGTAAAATTGCCAGGATACTAGGAAATCTCCGAGATTTGGATGTCTTAAAAGAGATACTGGAAAATCATTATAAACCACATTTACTTCCCAAGGAACAAGCATCTTTAGAGATAGCTTTTTCCACTTTAGCCAAACAACGGGAAGTGGCATTTTCCCAGGTGCAAAAAATATTGAAAGATGAAACTTATAAATCTTTGAAAAATCATCTTCATCAATGGTTAGAAAAACCTAGTTATCACCCATTAGCATCTTTACCTATTCACCAAGTCCTACCAGATTTACTGTTACCCGAAGTCAGTAAATTATTATTGCATCCAGGGTGGATGATTGGTACTCAAGTTGTAAACTCAGAAGTAGTTGTACAAAGCAACTGGACACCGGAAGAGTTAGAAAAAAATCTGAAAAATCAAGGGAAAATTCTTCATGATTTGCGAAAACAAGCTAAAAGAGTTCGCTATCAAATGGAATTATTTACTGACCTGTACGGTGAAGCTTTTTCCACACATATTTCACAGGTAAAAAGTATTCAAGAAATTTTGGGAATGCTGCAAGATAGCATAGTTTTAAATGAGTGGCTGGAAAATATCTTTAAGTCAGAAATTAACGAGCAAATAAGTGGTCTAATAACTTTATTAGCAGCCAATCGTTACCAATTATGGCAGCAGTGGCAACCACTACAAGAGCAATATTTAAAAGTAGAAACGAGACAGAATTTATATTTAACAATATTGCCATCTTTATCAATTGATAATTGA
- a CDS encoding cytochrome b, which translates to MSIHWWMSIGYLILFLTGTIMARLPREIFIRPSLYDFHKSIGALTMAILTWRILVLLRVWWRKYTKKFPKFTPEWLQTVALHTSLYIFMWVVPVTGFLLSNSFKSNNVKVFGILLPDMFPQNSAMVEIGRSLHFWLAYTFLVFIILHSIQQKKVVRSLWKKFTKTITPPNNLSSN; encoded by the coding sequence ATGTCTATCCATTGGTGGATGTCAATTGGTTATTTAATCCTATTTTTAACTGGCACAATTATGGCCAGGTTGCCAAGAGAGATTTTTATTCGCCCTTCTCTTTACGATTTTCATAAATCAATAGGTGCTTTAACAATGGCCATTCTCACATGGCGAATTTTAGTATTGTTGCGAGTTTGGTGGCGCAAATATACAAAAAAATTTCCTAAATTTACTCCCGAATGGTTGCAAACCGTCGCCCTTCATACCAGTTTATATATCTTTATGTGGGTTGTTCCCGTTACGGGTTTTTTACTTTCTAATTCTTTTAAAAGTAATAATGTTAAAGTTTTTGGTATTCTTTTACCTGATATGTTTCCCCAAAATTCAGCAATGGTGGAAATCGGTAGAAGTTTACATTTTTGGTTAGCTTACACATTTTTGGTTTTTATTATTTTACACTCAATTCAACAAAAAAAAGTAGTGCGATCGCTCTGGAAAAAATTTACCAAAACTATCACACCACCCAATAATTTATCCAGTAACTAA
- the bchH gene encoding magnesium chelatase subunit H — protein MKRIVLIAGFESFNAELYRKAAFLASSGCPELDISVFSDRNITTNPDEVQAALQGADVFFGSLIFDYDQVLWLREHIANIPIRLVFESALELMSLTKIGAFSISDKPKGMPKPVKFILDKFSNGKEEDKLAGYISFLKIGPKLLKFVPVQKVQDLRNWLIIYGYWNAGGTENVASLFWTLAEKYLDLRVGDIPAPIETPNMGLLHPDYPGYFTSPKAYLEWYEKRSQESGVRSQEVGEVGEITPSHQSPVTSHQSPVIGILLYRKHVITKQNYIPQLIKKFEDSGLIPLPIFINGVEGHVAVRDWMTTDYETQKRQQGNIETPSLSTEAVKVDAIISTIGFPLVGGPAGSMEAGRQIEVAKRILTAKNIPYIVAAPLLIQDIHSWTRQGIGGLQSVVLYALPELDGAIDTIPLGGLVGEDIYLVPERVQRLIDRVKNWVSLRQKSASERKIAIILYGFPPGYGAVGTAALLNVPRSLIKLLHALKEQGYNVGDIPEDGEELIKQVKAKDEELETWEKDKPFPTDANTVNARKLEKWLGYLRTSKIEKQWKSLTGAGIKTYGDELHIGGVQLGNVWIGVQPPLGIQGDPMRLMFERDLTPHPQYAAFYKWLQNEFQADAVVHFGMHGTVEWLPGSPLGNTGYSWSDILLGNLPNLYIYAANNPSESILAKRRGYGVLISHNVPPYGRAGLYKELVNLRDLIAEYREDPQKNYVLKEGICKKIVDTGLDVDCPFDDAKKLGISFSPENVRLFSGHAFDDYLIKLYEYLQVLESRLFSSGLHTLGEAPNEEELKGYLDAFFGNEPRRHEEHEGREEEERREEERRKEERVIIGLLNQSTDELTNLLRGLNGEFIPPAPGGDLLRDGAGVLPTGRNIHALDPYRMPSPAAYERGREIAKKIIDQHLAEHQKYPETVAVLLWGLDAIKTKGESLGILLELVGAEPVKEGTGRIVRYDLKPLSDVGHPRIDVLGNLSGIFRDSFVNIIELLDDLFLRAVEVDEPEEQNFIRKHALELKAQGVENASARLFSNPSGDFGSLVNDRVVDGNWDSGDELGKTWESRNVFSYGRKDKGQARPEVLQTLLKTSDRIVQEIDSVEYGLTDIQEYYANTGGLKKAAEQQSGKKVTASFVESFSKDTTPRNLDDLLRMEYRTKLLNPKWAEAMANQGSGGAFEISQRMTALIGWGGTADFRDHWVYEQAADTYALDAEMAEKLRKANPEAFRNIVSRMLEAHGRGLWNADGNRLEKLRQLYELSDEQLEGVTV, from the coding sequence ATGAAACGCATCGTCTTGATAGCTGGTTTTGAATCGTTTAACGCCGAACTGTACAGAAAAGCGGCTTTTTTGGCTAGTTCTGGGTGTCCTGAGTTAGATATTAGCGTTTTTAGCGATCGCAATATTACCACCAACCCGGACGAGGTACAAGCTGCACTTCAAGGGGCTGATGTTTTTTTTGGTAGTTTAATATTTGACTATGACCAAGTTTTATGGTTGCGAGAACATATTGCTAATATCCCCATCCGGCTTGTTTTTGAATCAGCACTAGAATTAATGAGTTTAACGAAAATAGGCGCGTTTTCTATCAGTGATAAACCTAAAGGAATGCCAAAACCTGTTAAATTCATCCTGGATAAATTCAGCAATGGTAAAGAAGAAGACAAACTCGCAGGTTATATTAGTTTCTTAAAAATTGGACCCAAACTATTAAAATTCGTACCAGTACAAAAAGTCCAAGACCTCCGCAACTGGCTCATTATCTACGGTTACTGGAACGCAGGAGGAACAGAAAATGTAGCATCTTTATTTTGGACACTTGCGGAAAAATACTTAGATTTAAGAGTCGGTGACATTCCTGCACCCATCGAAACCCCCAACATGGGTTTATTACATCCCGACTATCCAGGGTATTTTACATCACCAAAAGCATATTTGGAGTGGTATGAAAAAAGGAGTCAGGAGTCAGGAGTCAGGAGTCAGGAGGTGGGGGAAGTAGGGGAGATAACCCCCAGTCACCAGTCACCAGTCACCAGTCACCAGTCCCCAGTTATCGGAATTTTACTTTATAGAAAGCACGTCATTACAAAACAGAATTATATCCCCCAATTAATCAAAAAATTTGAAGATTCGGGTTTAATACCTTTACCAATTTTTATTAACGGAGTTGAAGGTCATGTTGCTGTTAGAGATTGGATGACAACAGACTATGAAACCCAAAAAAGACAACAGGGAAATATAGAAACACCCTCACTTTCAACAGAAGCAGTTAAAGTTGATGCGATTATTTCTACAATTGGTTTTCCTTTAGTTGGTGGTCCTGCGGGTTCAATGGAAGCAGGAAGACAAATAGAAGTCGCAAAACGCATTTTAACCGCTAAAAATATTCCCTATATTGTTGCAGCACCTTTGTTAATTCAAGATATCCATTCTTGGACTCGTCAAGGAATTGGCGGTTTACAAAGTGTGGTTTTATATGCACTTCCTGAATTAGATGGGGCAATTGATACAATTCCTTTAGGTGGTTTAGTTGGGGAAGATATTTATTTAGTTCCAGAAAGAGTGCAAAGGTTAATTGATAGAGTTAAAAATTGGGTTTCCTTACGTCAAAAATCAGCATCAGAACGAAAAATTGCCATTATTTTATATGGTTTTCCTCCTGGTTATGGTGCTGTAGGAACTGCGGCATTATTAAACGTTCCTCGCAGTTTAATTAAATTACTTCATGCACTTAAAGAACAAGGTTATAATGTTGGTGACATTCCTGAAGATGGAGAGGAATTAATTAAACAAGTAAAAGCAAAAGATGAAGAATTAGAAACCTGGGAAAAAGATAAACCCTTCCCCACAGATGCTAATACTGTTAATGCTAGAAAATTAGAAAAATGGTTAGGATATCTCCGCACTTCTAAAATTGAAAAACAATGGAAATCTTTAACAGGTGCAGGAATTAAAACCTATGGTGATGAATTACATATTGGTGGTGTGCAGTTAGGAAATGTTTGGATCGGAGTTCAGCCACCTTTAGGAATACAAGGTGATCCGATGCGGTTAATGTTTGAGCGAGATTTAACTCCCCATCCTCAATATGCTGCTTTTTATAAATGGTTACAAAATGAATTTCAAGCTGATGCGGTTGTTCATTTTGGAATGCACGGTACTGTGGAATGGTTGCCAGGTTCACCTTTAGGAAATACTGGTTATTCTTGGTCGGATATTTTGTTAGGAAATCTGCCTAATTTATATATCTATGCTGCTAATAATCCTTCTGAATCAATTTTAGCTAAACGTCGTGGTTATGGGGTTTTAATTTCTCATAATGTACCACCTTATGGTCGTGCGGGTTTATATAAGGAGTTGGTAAATTTACGGGATTTAATCGCAGAATATCGGGAAGATCCACAGAAAAATTATGTGCTAAAAGAAGGTATTTGTAAGAAGATTGTTGATACTGGTTTGGATGTTGATTGTCCTTTTGATGATGCGAAAAAATTGGGTATTTCTTTTAGTCCTGAAAATGTCAGGTTGTTTAGTGGTCACGCTTTTGATGATTATTTAATTAAGTTGTATGAGTATTTGCAGGTGTTGGAAAGTCGGTTGTTTTCTTCTGGTTTACATACTTTAGGTGAAGCACCAAATGAGGAGGAGTTAAAGGGTTATTTGGATGCTTTTTTTGGAAACGAACCACGAAGACACGAAGAACACGAAGGAAGAGAGGAAGAAGAGAGAAGAGAGGAAGAAAGAAGGAAGGAAGAAAGAGTAATTATTGGTTTGTTGAATCAATCTACTGATGAGTTAACGAATCTTTTGCGGGGTTTAAATGGTGAGTTTATTCCTCCTGCACCTGGGGGAGATTTGTTGAGGGATGGTGCGGGTGTGTTACCTACTGGAAGAAATATTCATGCTTTAGATCCCTATAGAATGCCTTCTCCTGCTGCTTATGAAAGAGGTAGGGAAATAGCTAAGAAAATTATTGATCAGCATTTAGCAGAACATCAGAAATATCCTGAAACTGTGGCGGTTTTATTGTGGGGTTTGGATGCGATTAAAACTAAGGGTGAATCTCTTGGTATTCTGTTAGAATTGGTGGGTGCTGAACCTGTTAAGGAGGGTACGGGAAGAATTGTTAGATATGATTTAAAACCTCTTTCTGATGTGGGACATCCGCGCATTGATGTGTTAGGAAATCTATCTGGTATTTTCCGTGATAGTTTTGTGAATATTATTGAATTATTGGATGATTTGTTTCTTCGTGCTGTGGAAGTTGATGAACCAGAGGAACAGAATTTTATTAGAAAACACGCTTTGGAATTAAAAGCCCAAGGTGTGGAAAATGCGTCTGCAAGGTTGTTTTCTAACCCCTCTGGTGATTTTGGTTCTTTGGTTAATGATAGAGTTGTAGATGGTAACTGGGATAGTGGTGATGAGTTGGGTAAAACTTGGGAAAGTCGCAATGTTTTTAGTTATGGAAGAAAGGATAAAGGACAAGCTAGACCGGAAGTTTTGCAAACTTTATTAAAAACGAGCGATCGCATTGTTCAAGAAATAGATTCTGTTGAATATGGTTTAACTGATATTCAAGAATATTACGCCAATACTGGAGGTTTGAAAAAAGCGGCTGAACAGCAAAGCGGTAAGAAAGTAACAGCTAGTTTTGTGGAAAGTTTTTCTAAAGATACCACTCCTAGAAATTTAGACGATTTATTAAGAATGGAGTACAGAACTAAATTATTAAATCCTAAATGGGCGGAAGCAATGGCTAACCAAGGTTCTGGTGGTGCTTTTGAAATTTCCCAACGCATGACAGCTTTAATAGGATGGGGTGGAACTGCTGATTTTCGTGATCATTGGGTTTATGAACAAGCTGCGGATACCTATGCTTTAGATGCAGAAATGGCGGAAAAATTACGCAAAGCAAACCCGGAAGCTTTTAGAAATATTGTTAGTAGAATGTTGGAAGCACACGGGCGCGGTTTGTGGAATGCTGATGGTAATAGGTTGGAAAAATTGCGTCAGTTGTATGAATTGAGTGATGAACAATTGGAAGGTGTGACAGTTTAG
- a CDS encoding Gfo/Idh/MocA family protein, giving the protein MIGVAIVGTGFGQKVHIPAFQAHHKTQITAVYHRDINKAKIIAQNNNIPHFSDNFTEIINLPEVDAVSISTPPFLHYEMGKQVLEVGKHLLLEKPVTLNANEAKELYQLAKAKNVIATVDFEFRFVPAWQYFQQLLNTNYVGNIRLIKIDWLGSSRADTSRPYNWYSRKDQGGGVLGSLGSHAFDYINWLFGPVNKLNAYFNTAISQRIDYENGELKAVNTDDNCLISLELANGTPCQIAISAVVHAPRPHWIEVYGDKGTLVLGSEEQKDYIHGFKVWVSQVGGSLTEMEIPKQLLFPQHYADGRTCAFLRVVDQWVTGIETQKEIIPSLKEGVYSQLLMDLSHQSHDSRMWVDVPNLGEFLAE; this is encoded by the coding sequence ATGATTGGGGTTGCAATTGTAGGTACTGGTTTCGGTCAAAAAGTACATATTCCCGCATTTCAAGCACATCACAAAACCCAAATAACTGCGGTTTATCATCGAGATATCAACAAAGCAAAAATCATTGCACAAAATAATAATATTCCTCATTTTAGTGATAACTTCACTGAAATTATCAATTTACCAGAAGTAGACGCTGTGAGTATTTCCACACCGCCATTTTTACATTATGAAATGGGGAAACAGGTATTAGAAGTTGGTAAACATCTGTTATTAGAAAAACCTGTAACTTTAAATGCAAACGAAGCTAAAGAATTATATCAATTAGCAAAAGCTAAAAATGTAATTGCAACTGTAGATTTTGAATTTCGCTTTGTTCCTGCATGGCAATATTTTCAGCAGTTGTTAAATACAAATTATGTGGGGAATATTCGGTTAATTAAAATTGATTGGTTAGGTTCTTCTCGTGCTGATACATCCCGTCCTTATAATTGGTATTCTCGCAAAGATCAAGGTGGTGGGGTATTGGGTTCTTTAGGTTCTCATGCTTTTGATTATATTAACTGGTTATTTGGACCAGTTAACAAATTAAATGCTTATTTCAATACAGCTATTTCCCAAAGAATTGATTATGAAAATGGGGAATTAAAAGCAGTAAATACAGATGATAATTGTTTGATATCTTTGGAATTAGCAAATGGTACACCATGTCAAATTGCTATTAGTGCAGTGGTTCATGCACCCCGACCCCATTGGATAGAAGTTTATGGAGATAAAGGAACATTAGTTTTAGGAAGTGAAGAACAAAAAGATTATATTCACGGGTTTAAAGTTTGGGTTTCTCAAGTTGGGGGAAGTTTAACAGAAATGGAAATTCCTAAACAATTATTATTTCCTCAACATTATGCTGATGGTAGAACTTGTGCATTTTTAAGAGTTGTAGATCAATGGGTGACAGGAATTGAAACTCAAAAGGAGATTATACCATCTTTAAAAGAAGGGGTTTATTCTCAATTATTGATGGATTTATCTCATCAATCACATGATTCTAGAATGTGGGTAGATGTGCCAAATTTAGGAGAGTTTTTAGCTGAATAA